The following are from one region of the Cetobacterium somerae genome:
- the dgt gene encoding dGTP triphosphohydrolase, with product MRWNKLLCEKRFKQSSNEAYEFDERNEFDKDYSRIISSSSFRRLQDKTQVYPLKRGDFVRTRLTHSLEVSHIASSIGKSIEKYLKRDDQKISSLLSVTGLIHDLGNPPFGHSGEYIIQDFFKEYLKKSGYDNILTSIQKEDLLCFDGNVQTFRILRKLQYLGDKDSYNLTYATLATIMKYPTDSIEGNKKDKGKLIERKFGYFDSEKNDYEKIAQEMGIVGMRHPITFLLEAADDIAYCVADIEDGVQKKFITLQDLKNMLKKIGKKSLEVQDLMEKIKEYEEKNKEIENNSLFEKIVVQKIKIHIQGKMIQEVIKSFIKNEKLILSGDFNKELLDDGSYKEIKDGLKNLAKNKIFQSKERVFTDILAAKVLRKLLNVFIEGMIDWLNNGEEASLTSRNIRVLISENYIINYESELKECKNKGDEIYTTLKLCVDFISGMTDQFAVDLYKKLQGISE from the coding sequence ATGAGATGGAATAAACTACTATGTGAAAAGAGATTTAAGCAAAGTTCAAATGAAGCTTATGAATTTGATGAAAGAAATGAGTTTGATAAAGATTATTCTAGAATAATTTCTAGTTCATCCTTTAGAAGATTGCAAGATAAAACTCAAGTATATCCTTTAAAAAGAGGAGATTTTGTACGAACAAGATTGACACACTCTCTAGAAGTTTCACATATAGCTTCATCTATTGGAAAATCGATAGAAAAATATTTGAAAAGAGATGATCAAAAGATCTCTTCACTGCTATCAGTTACAGGATTAATTCATGATTTAGGAAATCCACCTTTTGGTCATTCAGGAGAATATATAATTCAAGATTTTTTTAAAGAGTATTTAAAAAAAAGCGGGTATGATAATATACTTACAAGCATACAAAAAGAAGATTTATTATGTTTTGATGGAAATGTTCAAACGTTTAGAATACTAAGAAAACTACAGTATTTAGGCGATAAAGATAGTTATAATTTAACTTATGCAACTTTGGCCACAATAATGAAATATCCAACAGATTCTATAGAGGGAAATAAAAAAGATAAAGGAAAACTTATTGAAAGAAAATTTGGATATTTTGATAGTGAAAAAAATGATTATGAAAAAATAGCTCAAGAGATGGGAATAGTGGGCATGAGACATCCTATAACATTTTTATTAGAAGCTGCTGATGATATAGCATACTGTGTCGCCGATATTGAAGATGGTGTTCAAAAGAAATTTATAACACTGCAGGATTTAAAAAATATGTTAAAGAAAATAGGAAAGAAATCTCTAGAGGTACAGGATTTAATGGAGAAAATAAAGGAATATGAAGAAAAAAATAAAGAGATAGAAAATAATAGTTTATTTGAAAAAATTGTTGTTCAAAAGATTAAAATACATATCCAAGGAAAAATGATTCAAGAAGTTATAAAATCTTTTATAAAAAATGAAAAATTAATTTTGAGTGGAGATTTTAATAAAGAGTTATTAGATGATGGCTCATATAAAGAAATAAAAGATGGTCTAAAAAATTTAGCCAAAAATAAGATATTTCAATCAAAAGAAAGAGTTTTTACGGATATTTTAGCTGCTAAAGTTTTAAGAAAACTATTAAATGTTTTTATTGAAGGGATGATAGATTGGTTAAACAATGGAGAAGAAGCATCTTTGACATCTAGAAATATAAGAGTATTAATTTCTGAAAATTATATTATTAACTATGAATCTGAGCTAAAAGAGTGTAAAAATAAAGGTGATGAAATCTATACAACTCTTAAACTATGTGTAGATTTTATAAGTGGAATGACAGATCAGTTTGCAGTTGATTTATATAAAAAGTTACAGGGAATTAGTGAGTAG